One region of Cinclus cinclus chromosome 1, bCinCin1.1, whole genome shotgun sequence genomic DNA includes:
- the RETREG1 gene encoding reticulophagy regulator 1 isoform X2: protein MPDSEDLGQDDSWKVTDSSQDYRPRINQCISETLMNLFVFLQEMSHFKEQNPGKFCLLVCSICTFFTVLGSYIPGVVLSYVLLLCAFLCPFLKCNEFGQKLCSKIKAFLMKLDFGIVEYINQKKKERSETAKTKPTEDDSELDISALCPKVSPAIVAKELSVSDTDVSEVSWTDNGTFNLSEGYSPQTDTSDDFDRPSDHEEAFARDLLEFPSLENGAGTNDDDDSSIGLPTQQKRRKEQSDVKADHASRQERPSTAGLSLPLTSDQTVNLMSGIAGNVITAAVSAAIKDQLQSLQQAPSQAAPSLSEETDTEEADDFELLDQSELEQIEKELGLSQSQEAESQEKKKSSGFLSNLLGSH, encoded by the exons ATGCCAGACAGTGAGGATCTGGGACAGGATGACAG CTGGAAAGTCACCGATTCCAGTCAAGACTACAGACCCAGAATAAATCAGTGCATTTCAGAAACACTGatgaatttatttgtatttcttcaaGAAATGTCCCACTTTAAGGAACAAAACCCTGGCAAG TTTTGCCTACTAGTCTGCAGCATATGTACATTTTTCACTGTCTTGGGAAGTTACATTCCTGGAGTTGTCCTCTCCTATGTCTTGT TATTGTGTGCCTTTTTATGTCCCTTCCTTAAGTGCAATGAATTTGGACAGAAATTGTGCAGCAAAATAAAGGCTTTTCTGATGAAACTAGATTTTGGAATAGTGGAATATATcaaccagaagaaaaaagagagatctG aaacagcaaaaacaaaacctacAGAAGATGACAGTGAATTAGACATATCAGCTCTGTGTCCTAAG GTTAGTCCTGCAATTGTTGCCAAAGAGCTGTCAGTGTCTGACACAGATGTCTCAGAAGTATCCTGGACCGATAATGGGACCTTTAACTTATCTGAGGGGTATTCTCCACAGACTGACACATCTGATG ATTTTGACCGACCTAGTGATCATGAAGAAGCTTTCGCTAGAGATCTTTTAGAGTTTCCCTCTTTAGAAAATGGTGCTGGCACAAATGATGACGATGACTCAAGCATTGGTTTGCCCACCCAGCAAAAACGAAGGAAAGAGCAAAGTGATGTCAAGGCAGATCACGCTTCCAGACAAGAGAGACCATCCACGGCAGGGTTGTCCTTGCCTTTGACCAGTGACCAAACCGTTAATTTAATGAGTGGAATTGCTGGCAATGTCATCACAGCTGCGGTGTCTGCTGCCATCAAAGACCAGCTGCAGTCCCTACAGCAAGCTCCCTCACAGGCAGCGCCCAGTTTGAGCGAGgagacagacacagaggaagCTGACGATTTTGAACTGCTTGACCAGTCGGAGCTAGAGCAGATTGAGAAAGAATTGGGACTTTCACAAAGTCAAGAAGCAGAATCCCAGGAAAAGAAGAAGTCTTCAGGCTTCCTGTCAAATCTGCTTGGAAGTCATTAA